The following coding sequences lie in one Spinacia oleracea cultivar Varoflay chromosome 1, BTI_SOV_V1, whole genome shotgun sequence genomic window:
- the LOC110795088 gene encoding laccase-4: MATWVERGLILVIVGCLLPAILVESRVRHYKFNVVLKNQTRLCSTKPIVTVNGKYPGPTIVAREDDTVLVKVVNHVQYNLSIHWHGIRQIRTGWSDGPAYITQCPIQPGQAYTYNFTLTGQRGTLFYHAHILWLRATLHGAIVILPKLGVPYPFPKPHKENVLVLGEWWKSDVEAVINEALKSGLAPNVSDAHTINGHTRPVQNCNSQELFNLHVKPGKNYMLRIINAALNEELFFKIADHHLTVVEVDATYVKPFKTDTIVISPGQTTNVILETNKKAGKYLVVVSPFMDAPIPVDNTTGLANIRYATTGLTALTTTLTAPPPINATEVANNFTDSLKALNSKDYPAKVPQQVDHSLFFAVGLGVNPCKTCVNGSRVVASINNVTFVMPTISLLQAHYSNISGVFTADFPANPPTPFNYTGNQTIANPGTSTGTRVYRLPYNATVQLVLQDTAMITPENHPFHLHGFNFFVVGRGVGNYNPKKDPKKFNLVNPVERNTIGVPSGGWTAIRFRADNPGIWFMHCHLEIHTTWGLKMAFLVDNGKGPNESLITPPKDFPKC, from the exons ATGGCGACGTGGGTTGAGAGAGGGTTGATATTGGTGATCGTAGGTTGTTTATTACCGGCGATATTGGTTGAGTCTCGAGTCCGTCACTACAAGTTCAAT GTGGTGTTGAAGAATCAAACGAGACTTTGTTCGACGAAACCAATAGTGACTGTTAACGGTAAGTATCCGGGACCAACTATTGTGGCTAGGGAAGATGATACGGTGCTTGTGAAGGTGGTCAATCATGTCCAATACAATCTCAGTATTCATTG GCATGGAATCAGGCAAATAAGAACAGGGTGGTCAGATGGGCCAGCATACATAACCCAATGCCCAATACAACCGGGTCAAGCCTACACTTACAATTTCACTTTAACGGGTCAAAGAGGAACCCTTTTCTATCATGCTCATATTCTTTGGCTAAGAGCCACTCTCCATGGTGCTATTGTCATTTTGCCCAAACTTGGTGTTCCTTATCCTTTTCCCAAACCCCACAAGGAAAATGTCTTGGTTCTAg GTGAATGGTGGAAATCAGATGTTGAAGCCGTAATTAACGAAGCTTTAAAATCCGGCTTGGCGCCTAATGTCTCTGATGCTCATACGATTAACGGACACACAAGGCCTGTTCAAAATTGTAACTCACAAG AATTGTTCAACTTACATGTAAAACCAGGGAAAAATTACATGCTTCGTATCATCAATGCTGCACTTAATGAAGAACTCTTTTTCAAGATAGCCGACCACCACCTCACGGTTGTCGAAGTCGACGCCACCTACGTTAAACCCTTTAAAACCGATACAATCGTGATATCACCAGGTCAAACCACCAATGTAATCCTCGAAACCAACAAAAAGGCGGGTAAATACTTAGTGGTAGTTTCACCCTTCATGGATGCACCAATCCCGGTGGACAACACCACCGGACTTGCCAACATTCGTTACGCCACAACCGGACTCACCGCCCTAACAACCACCCTAACAGCTCCGCCACCAATCAACGCAACCGAGGTGGCTAATAACTTTACCGATTCCCTTAAAGCTCTAAACTCAAAAGATTACCCTGCTAAAGTCCCTCAACAAGTCGATCACTCCTTGTTTTTCGCGGTCGGGTTAGGAGTAAACCCTTGCAAAACTTGTGTAAATGGGTCTAGAGTTGTGGCTTCTATTAACAATGTTACATTCGTTATGCCTACAATTTCTCTGTTACAAGCACATTACTCGAATATAAGTGGAGTTTTCACGGCGGATTTTCCGGCGAATCCTCCGACGCCGTTTAATTACACCGGAAATCAAACTATTGCTAATCCTGGTACCTCAACGGGGACTAGAGTTTATAGGCTTCCTTACAATGCAACGGTTCAATTGGTGTTGCAAGATACTGCCATGATAACACCAGAGAATCATCCATTCCATTTACATGGATTTAATTTCTTCGTTGTTGGTAGAGGCGTTGGTAACTACAATCCTAAAAAGGACCCGAAGAAGTTTAATCTTGTCAACCCTGTTGAAAGAAACACCATTGGTGTACCTTCTGGTGGATGGACCGCTATCAGATTCAGAGCCGATAACCCAG GAATTTGGTTCATGCATTGTCATTTGGAGATTCACACGACATGGGGATTGAAAATGGCTTTTTTGGTGGATAATGGCAAAGGACCAAATGAATCTTTAATAACGCCTCCAAAAGATTTTCCCAAGTGTTAA
- the LOC110795092 gene encoding protein OXIDATIVE STRESS 3 LIKE 1 codes for MSIALGNNRVEQISGGFLRRNNKMQPPYNLPPILDSGDRMVVRVVDKEERENGYLDPCSSSSSSSIGTNSDDEIDEENEAESKLKNTSFDSAVDALEKALPIRRGISNFYNGKSKSFASLSDAGCSSIKEITKPENAYSRKRKNLLAYNLLCDNNGRKSLLKGHGIGGGGIAKRPTNTNRSTLALAVAMNNRETTIDEDDEDGFIPESYGTNTKNTSPSSPLSPLPPAPWRSFSLADLQHCGVSASVVNSNMSSSPSFGKRTKHDQVS; via the exons ATGTCGATTGCTTTGGGTAATAATCGTGTGGAGCAGATTTCTGGTGGGTTTTTACGCCGGAATAATAAAATGCAGCCGCCGTATAATCTGCCGCCGATTTTAGATTCCGGCGATCGGATGGTTGTTAGGGTGGTTgataaggaggagagagaaaatggttaTTTAGATCCATGCAGTTCTTCTTCGTCTTCTTCGATTGGGACAAACAGTGATGATGAAATTGACGAAGAAAATGAAGCTGAGAGTAAATTGAAGAACACCTCTTTTGATTCTGCTGTTGATGCTTTAGAAAAAGCTTTACCCATCag GAGAGGAATATCCAATTTCTACAATGGTAAATCAAAGTCCTTTGCAAGTCTAAGCGATGCTGGTTGTTCATCTATTAAAGAGATTACTAAACCAGAGAATGCGTATTCACGAAAACGTAAGAATTTACTTGCATATAATCTTCTCTGTGATAACAATGGCCGGAAATCCTTGCTCAAAGGTCATGGAATTGGTGGTGGTGGAATAGCCAAAAGACCCACAAACACTAACCGGAGCACATTAGCACTTGCCGTTGCTATGAACAATCGAGAAACTACTattgatgaagatgatgaagatGGATTTATCCCCGAATCGTATGGTACGAACACGAAAAACACGTCTCCCTCGTCACCGTTATCGCCTCTTCCTCCCGCGCCGTGGCGGTCGTTTTCGCTTGCTGATTTGCAGCATTGTGGTGTTAGTGCTAGTGTTGTGAACTCTAACATGTCTTCTTCCCCTTCATTTGGCAAAAGGACTAAACATGATCAAGTGTCTTGA
- the LOC110795130 gene encoding uncharacterized protein encodes MCLVFVVDEDEKVIGRYAAGGACPYCGGQVQAMDVEKAWRLCYVPFYFRTKRNFHCSFCNRPLVIQ; translated from the coding sequence ATGTGCTTGGTGTTTGTTGTAGACGAAGACGAGAAAGTAATCGGCCGATACGCAGCAGGCGGCGCGTGCCCCTACTGCGGTGGCCAAGTCCAGGCTATGGATGTTGAGAAAGCATGGCGTTTATGTTATGTCCCTTTTTACTTTCGCACCAAACGCAACTTTCACTGCTCCTTTTGTAATCGCCCCTTGGTTATTCAGTAA